One segment of Streptomyces sp. NA02950 DNA contains the following:
- a CDS encoding TetR/AcrR family transcriptional regulator, with protein MNNTAPAPARTRGRPRGNPPTRESIVSAARSLFLEHGYRRTTLRAVAGAAGVDPALIAYHFGSKKGLFGEVMQFQCANALAVDDVLGGDPATLPDRLIDAVTDLWEDAGFQQLTTQGDEAVEVIREYLERELLARLVEFLGGRDATARATAVVTILGGLIYTRYLNPLPTPAALTPSEIRHSLTPALRAALAPRPRAAAPTRTGR; from the coding sequence ATGAATAACACCGCCCCTGCCCCCGCCCGCACCCGAGGCCGCCCCCGCGGCAACCCGCCGACCCGCGAGTCGATCGTCTCGGCGGCCCGTTCGCTGTTCCTGGAGCACGGCTACCGGAGGACCACCCTGCGCGCGGTGGCGGGGGCCGCCGGGGTCGACCCGGCGCTGATCGCGTACCACTTCGGCTCGAAGAAGGGCCTGTTCGGGGAGGTGATGCAGTTCCAGTGCGCCAATGCGCTGGCGGTGGACGACGTCCTCGGCGGCGACCCGGCCACCCTCCCCGACCGCCTGATCGACGCGGTGACCGACCTGTGGGAGGATGCCGGCTTCCAGCAGCTCACCACCCAGGGCGACGAGGCCGTCGAGGTGATCCGCGAATATCTGGAACGCGAGCTGCTGGCCCGGCTTGTTGAATTTCTCGGCGGCCGGGACGCGACCGCCCGCGCCACGGCCGTGGTGACGATCCTCGGCGGCCTCATCTACACCCGCTACCTCAACCCCCTCCCCACCCCCGCCGCCCTCACCCCGTCCGAGATCCGTCACAGCCTCACCCCGGCGCTGCGCGCGGCACTGGCCCCGAGGCCGCGCGCGGCGGCACCCACCAGAACCGGCCGTTAG
- a CDS encoding NAD(P)-dependent oxidoreductase, producing MRIAVFGANGPTGRRLTDQALAAGHEVVAVTRRPGSLPARPGLAVADADATDPAAVDAALGGTDAVLSALGARFSKETITTYSASATVITGAMARHGIKRLLVVSSSIADPNWRPTGAHFFNHVLDPLVNRRLGRTLHEDMRRMEAVIRQTDLDWTFVRPSGLFEHPVVTDYHTAETSADGVFTARTDLAASMLRELAERRYVRTAMGVITTAVKPNIAKLIWNEGVKKK from the coding sequence ATGCGTATCGCAGTCTTCGGCGCCAACGGACCGACCGGCCGCCGCCTCACTGACCAGGCCCTGGCCGCCGGCCACGAGGTCGTCGCCGTGACCCGCAGACCCGGCTCCCTGCCCGCGCGGCCCGGCCTTGCCGTGGCCGACGCCGACGCCACCGACCCGGCGGCTGTCGACGCCGCGCTCGGCGGGACGGACGCCGTTCTCTCCGCGCTGGGCGCGCGCTTCAGCAAGGAGACCATCACCACGTACTCGGCGAGCGCCACCGTCATCACCGGGGCCATGGCCCGCCACGGCATCAAACGGCTGCTCGTCGTCAGCTCCAGCATCGCCGACCCGAACTGGCGCCCTACCGGCGCGCACTTCTTCAACCATGTGCTCGACCCGCTGGTGAACCGACGTCTCGGCCGCACCCTCCACGAGGACATGCGCCGTATGGAGGCCGTGATCCGTCAGACGGACCTCGACTGGACCTTCGTCCGGCCCTCGGGCCTCTTCGAGCACCCCGTCGTCACGGACTACCACACCGCCGAGACCAGCGCCGACGGCGTCTTCACCGCCCGTACCGACCTCGCCGCGAGCATGCTGCGCGAATTGGCGGAGCGGCGGTATGTCCGTACGGCCATGGGCGTCATCACCACGGCCGTGAAGCCGAACATCGCCAAGCTGATCTGGAACGAGGGCGTGAAGAAGAAGTGA
- a CDS encoding pyridoxamine 5'-phosphate oxidase family protein, whose product MSGPAFPLTPVARAFLTLPHTATLTTLRPDGTPHVTPVRFTFDAATGLVRVTTRAGARKTRNVETGGPAARVALCQADGFRWITLEGRAAVTDAPARLAEAVHRYTVRYRADPPAPLDLVVVEIAVDRVLSLNL is encoded by the coding sequence GTGAGTGGCCCGGCCTTCCCACTCACGCCCGTCGCACGAGCGTTCCTCACCCTCCCGCACACGGCCACCCTCACCACCCTCCGCCCCGACGGCACGCCACACGTCACCCCCGTCCGTTTCACCTTCGACGCGGCCACCGGCCTGGTCCGGGTGACCACCCGGGCGGGGGCCCGCAAGACCCGGAACGTGGAGACGGGCGGCCCGGCGGCCCGTGTCGCACTCTGTCAGGCGGACGGCTTCCGCTGGATCACACTCGAAGGCCGCGCCGCCGTCACCGATGCCCCCGCGCGCCTGGCCGAGGCGGTCCATCGCTACACCGTCCGCTACCGCGCGGACCCGCCCGCCCCGCTGGACCTGGTCGTCGTCGAGATCGCCGTCGACCGCGTCCTGAGCCTCAACCTCTGA
- a CDS encoding haloalkane dehalogenase yields MNPPYRKRSDTAMPTLPVLDSALHYRESGDPDGLPFVFLHGNPTSSHLWRNVLPGVAAPGRRLLAPDLIGMGDSGKPDLAYSFDDHARYLDAWFDALGLTEAVLIGHDWGGALAFDRAARLPGAVRGLAFTETIIKPLVGDEFPAAGRKLFTLLRTPGVGEEMILEKSLFIEGLPDTLATPLDPADLEVYRRPFPTPHSRRPVLAWTRMMPLDAEPADVVARIERYDAWLAASPEVPKLLAAFEPGPGAMTDQGAVAWCEENIAGLEVSRHGLAGHHSPEDRPEELAAAISAWADRHGLARP; encoded by the coding sequence CTGAATCCCCCGTATCGAAAGCGAAGTGACACCGCCATGCCCACCCTCCCCGTCCTCGATTCCGCCCTCCACTACCGTGAGTCCGGCGACCCCGACGGGCTGCCCTTCGTCTTCCTCCACGGCAACCCCACCTCCTCCCACCTGTGGCGGAACGTCCTGCCGGGGGTGGCCGCGCCCGGCCGCCGCCTTCTGGCCCCCGACCTCATCGGCATGGGCGACTCCGGCAAGCCCGACCTCGCCTACTCCTTCGACGACCACGCCCGCTACCTCGACGCGTGGTTCGACGCCCTCGGCCTTACCGAGGCCGTCCTCATCGGCCACGACTGGGGCGGCGCGCTCGCCTTCGACCGCGCCGCCCGCCTCCCGGGCGCCGTCCGCGGCCTCGCCTTCACCGAGACCATCATCAAGCCGCTGGTCGGCGACGAATTTCCGGCAGCCGGGCGGAAGTTGTTCACCCTCCTCCGCACCCCTGGGGTGGGCGAGGAGATGATCCTGGAGAAGTCGCTGTTCATCGAGGGGCTACCGGACACACTCGCCACCCCGCTCGACCCTGCCGACCTGGAGGTCTACCGCCGCCCCTTCCCGACCCCGCACAGCCGCCGCCCGGTACTGGCATGGACGCGCATGATGCCGCTGGACGCCGAGCCCGCCGACGTGGTGGCCCGCATCGAGCGGTACGACGCCTGGCTGGCCGCCAGTCCCGAAGTCCCCAAGCTGCTCGCCGCGTTCGAGCCGGGACCGGGCGCGATGACCGATCAGGGGGCCGTGGCCTGGTGCGAGGAGAACATCGCGGGCCTGGAGGTCTCCCGCCACGGCTTGGCCGGCCACCACTCCCCGGAGGACCGCCCCGAGGAGCTGGCCGCGGCGATCAGCGCCTGGGCCGACCGCCACGGGCTGGCACGCCCCTAG
- a CDS encoding SpoIIE family protein phosphatase, translating into MRGLTASGAMEREGLLADAVVEAVQGTSAYAGSIFLRSRDRRSIVLAATCGVPPSLLGGWRLIAASSPIPVAVAYTTGRTVHLVNAEETMRRYPQLAVALPYAFGSCSVPVRTGQELFGSMAIVWPASPGSEGLSKAQRRHLRSIACRLGDALAELRARTGDPVECEPGTAAVETLAYSAAAVQVGLFDWNLDSGILSVDDAFCAIFRLDPGAFDGRPDTLASCLHPGDRAAFRACMREAVGEGRITARRLRVRDRGDGGERYRNVELWGRVPEADDARAATHLVGTVVDARAGGAAVAAVERLPDGLFSLAPDGRVTYANRCALHLLDVSADDVLGRCLWDVLPWLSDPSVEYRHRSAMVSQAPSSFLVSRPPDQWLAFSLHPQPDGVTGRVVPSTRPPSAAAAPAYPPTVAPATAPARLGAMYHVLQLSSALTEAVTTRQVCEVVSDQLLPAFGGQQMAIYVVRNKAMRLLHHTGHHETFLDWLQGLPLHARLPGTEALTSGAPLFIESQTDLVRGYPGIPTGQVSSWVYLPLIASGRPVGTCVLGFDDPHHFTEKDRGVLTALAGLIAQALERARLYDSEFAVAHGLQQALLPHRLPKVPGIRTVARYLPATSGMEIGGDWYDVIPTATGIFLVIGDVEGHSIAAAATMAQLRSAVRAFAAAGHAPGDVMSGVNRTLIDLDSDLLASCCYIHLETHRGHAYAVTAGHPAPLLRLPDGTTNVLDLHVGTVLGVDRASTYPPTPICLPPGSVLALYTDGLVEKPGTDIGMGIDRLRVSLAHARADSLEGLADRLLHHARGSSHRADDIALLLTAHGSDTMAT; encoded by the coding sequence ATGCGCGGGTTGACCGCCAGCGGGGCGATGGAGCGCGAAGGCTTGCTCGCGGACGCCGTCGTGGAGGCCGTACAGGGAACGAGCGCGTACGCGGGCAGCATCTTCCTGCGCTCCCGCGACCGCCGGTCGATCGTCCTCGCCGCGACGTGCGGGGTGCCGCCGTCCCTCCTCGGTGGCTGGCGTCTCATTGCGGCGAGCAGTCCCATCCCGGTCGCCGTGGCGTACACGACCGGGCGCACGGTTCACCTTGTGAACGCCGAGGAGACGATGCGGCGCTATCCGCAACTCGCGGTGGCTCTGCCGTATGCCTTCGGCTCCTGCTCGGTGCCGGTACGCACAGGTCAGGAACTTTTCGGATCGATGGCGATCGTGTGGCCGGCTTCGCCGGGCAGCGAGGGGCTGTCCAAGGCCCAGCGCCGCCACCTGCGGAGCATCGCCTGTCGGCTCGGTGATGCCTTGGCCGAACTCCGTGCCCGTACCGGTGATCCGGTTGAGTGCGAACCGGGGACGGCTGCCGTCGAGACCCTGGCTTACTCGGCGGCGGCCGTGCAGGTGGGCTTGTTCGACTGGAACCTCGACTCCGGCATCCTCAGCGTGGACGACGCGTTCTGCGCGATCTTCCGTCTCGATCCCGGCGCTTTCGACGGACGTCCCGACACACTTGCTTCGTGCCTGCACCCCGGTGATCGTGCCGCCTTCCGGGCCTGCATGCGCGAGGCAGTGGGCGAGGGCCGGATCACCGCGCGGCGCCTGCGCGTACGGGATCGCGGCGACGGCGGCGAAAGGTACCGCAACGTCGAGCTGTGGGGCCGTGTACCGGAAGCCGATGACGCGCGCGCGGCCACGCATCTGGTCGGCACGGTCGTGGATGCCCGGGCGGGCGGTGCGGCCGTCGCAGCAGTCGAACGGCTGCCAGACGGGCTGTTCTCCCTCGCCCCCGACGGGCGTGTCACCTACGCCAATCGCTGCGCCCTACACCTCCTGGACGTCTCCGCCGACGACGTACTCGGCCGGTGCCTGTGGGACGTGCTGCCGTGGCTGTCCGACCCCAGCGTCGAGTACCGGCACCGCTCCGCAATGGTCTCGCAGGCGCCATCCTCCTTCCTGGTCAGCCGGCCGCCAGACCAGTGGCTCGCCTTCTCCCTCCACCCGCAGCCCGACGGGGTGACCGGCCGGGTGGTCCCCAGCACCCGTCCCCCTTCGGCCGCGGCAGCCCCCGCGTATCCACCGACAGTGGCACCCGCCACCGCACCAGCGCGCCTGGGCGCGATGTACCACGTCCTGCAGCTCAGCAGCGCGCTGACCGAGGCAGTCACCACACGCCAAGTCTGCGAAGTCGTCTCCGACCAGCTCCTGCCGGCCTTCGGAGGCCAGCAGATGGCGATCTACGTGGTCCGCAACAAAGCGATGCGCCTTCTCCACCACACCGGCCACCACGAGACATTCCTCGACTGGCTCCAGGGTCTTCCCCTGCACGCCCGCCTGCCCGGAACGGAAGCCCTCACCTCAGGTGCTCCGCTCTTCATCGAGTCCCAGACGGATCTCGTCCGGGGCTACCCAGGCATCCCCACCGGACAGGTGAGCTCGTGGGTGTATCTGCCCCTGATCGCCTCCGGCCGCCCGGTCGGCACCTGCGTCCTCGGCTTCGACGACCCCCATCACTTCACGGAAAAGGACCGCGGCGTACTGACGGCACTCGCCGGGCTGATCGCCCAGGCTCTGGAACGAGCACGGCTGTACGACTCGGAGTTCGCTGTCGCGCACGGCTTGCAGCAGGCGCTCCTGCCGCACCGCCTACCCAAAGTCCCAGGCATCCGGACCGTCGCACGATACCTGCCCGCCACCAGCGGTATGGAAATCGGTGGCGACTGGTACGACGTAATCCCCACTGCCACCGGGATCTTCCTCGTCATCGGTGACGTGGAAGGGCACAGCATTGCCGCCGCAGCCACCATGGCCCAGCTGCGCAGTGCGGTACGTGCGTTCGCCGCCGCCGGCCACGCACCCGGCGACGTGATGTCCGGCGTCAACCGCACCCTCATCGACCTCGACAGCGACCTGCTGGCCAGCTGCTGCTACATCCACCTCGAAACCCACCGCGGGCACGCCTACGCAGTCACCGCCGGCCATCCCGCCCCCCTGCTCCGCCTCCCCGACGGCACGACAAACGTCCTCGACCTCCACGTCGGAACGGTCCTCGGCGTGGACCGCGCGAGCACCTACCCTCCGACCCCTATTTGCCTGCCGCCGGGATCCGTCCTCGCCCTCTACACCGACGGCCTGGTGGAGAAACCCGGAACCGACATCGGCATGGGGATCGACCGCCTGCGAGTATCACTGGCCCACGCCCGCGCGGACTCACTGGAGGGGCTCGCCGACCGGCTCCTGCACCACGCTCGTGGCTCCTCCCACCGGGCCGACGACATCGCCCTGCTGCTCACTGCACACGGATCCGACACGATGGCGACATGA
- a CDS encoding aldehyde dehydrogenase family protein: protein MREYDAVYLGGQWRPVRDAQVLEVENPATEEVIGKVPLASAAETAVAVSVARRALDGWSGTPIEERLAHLSRLHAALATRHEEMTRTIVAEVGAPVSFARTAQVGAPLALVASYLEVLREFAFTERVGAGMVVKEPLGVVGAITPGNYPLFQAIANGIPALAAGCTVVLKPAETAPLSAFLLAEAADEAGLPPGVFNVVPGLGTTAGEALVTHPDVDVVSLTGSTRTGRRVSELAAGTIKKVITKLGGKSANVLLQDADLKRAVTEGVASAFANSAQTCTAWTRMLVHTSHFDEVVELAAEAADSYTVGDPTCEETSLGPLLCAAQRRRVLGCIAEGLDDGARLVAGGTERPDGLEVGYYVRPTVFADVRPDMLIARQEIFGPVLSILPYTDEEEAIRIANDSVYGLSGAVWSADPERAMAFARRLQVGQVQINGAQTDLLIPFGGRKQSGNGLELGRYGLEKFLQAKAIHA from the coding sequence ATGAGGGAGTACGACGCAGTCTATCTGGGCGGCCAGTGGCGCCCTGTGCGCGATGCGCAGGTGCTGGAAGTGGAGAACCCGGCCACCGAGGAGGTGATCGGCAAGGTGCCGCTGGCGTCTGCGGCCGAGACGGCCGTGGCCGTGAGCGTCGCGCGCCGGGCACTGGACGGCTGGTCCGGCACCCCGATCGAGGAGCGGCTGGCCCATCTGTCCCGGCTGCACGCCGCGCTGGCGACCCGGCACGAGGAGATGACCCGCACGATCGTCGCCGAGGTCGGCGCACCGGTGTCCTTCGCTCGCACAGCGCAGGTCGGCGCTCCCCTCGCCCTGGTCGCCTCCTACCTTGAGGTGCTGAGGGAGTTCGCCTTCACCGAGCGGGTGGGCGCCGGCATGGTGGTCAAGGAGCCCCTCGGGGTCGTCGGCGCCATCACCCCGGGCAACTATCCGCTCTTCCAGGCGATCGCCAACGGGATTCCCGCGCTGGCCGCTGGGTGCACCGTCGTGCTGAAACCGGCCGAGACGGCCCCTCTGTCGGCGTTTCTGCTCGCCGAGGCCGCCGACGAGGCCGGATTGCCGCCCGGCGTGTTCAACGTCGTGCCCGGCCTGGGTACCACGGCCGGAGAGGCGCTTGTCACTCACCCGGATGTGGACGTCGTCTCCCTCACCGGCTCCACCCGCACCGGCCGCCGGGTGAGCGAGCTGGCCGCGGGAACCATCAAGAAGGTCATCACGAAGCTGGGCGGCAAGTCCGCCAACGTCCTGCTACAGGACGCGGACCTGAAGCGGGCGGTCACGGAGGGCGTGGCCAGCGCGTTCGCCAACTCGGCCCAGACCTGCACCGCCTGGACCCGCATGCTGGTGCACACCAGCCACTTCGACGAGGTGGTCGAGCTCGCCGCCGAGGCCGCCGACAGCTACACCGTGGGCGATCCGACGTGTGAGGAAACCTCGCTGGGCCCGCTGCTCTGCGCAGCCCAACGGCGGCGGGTCCTCGGCTGCATCGCCGAAGGACTCGACGACGGCGCACGCCTCGTCGCAGGTGGAACGGAACGCCCCGACGGCCTGGAGGTGGGCTACTACGTGCGGCCCACCGTCTTCGCCGACGTACGCCCCGACATGCTCATCGCCCGGCAGGAGATCTTCGGCCCCGTCCTGTCGATTCTGCCCTACACCGATGAGGAGGAGGCGATACGCATCGCCAACGACTCCGTCTACGGCCTCAGCGGAGCGGTGTGGTCTGCCGACCCCGAACGGGCCATGGCATTCGCCCGCCGCCTCCAGGTCGGCCAGGTGCAGATCAACGGAGCCCAGACCGACCTCCTTATCCCCTTCGGCGGCCGCAAACAATCCGGCAACGGCCTTGAACTCGGCCGCTACGGCCTGGAGAAGTTCCTGCAGGCCAAAGCTATCCACGCATGA
- a CDS encoding MarR family winged helix-turn-helix transcriptional regulator: MEAARLSEQPCFALYSAANAVTRAYRPLLDPLDLTYTQYIVMMSLWERDGVDLRTLADHAHLDPPTLTPVVKRLEGKGLVSRVRAVDDERRLVLTVTEAGRRLQRDAQGIPQAMLCQVGLSAAEERRLRTLCEQVRHTLAGTPSSQLPHDDGHLV, encoded by the coding sequence ATGGAGGCCGCACGCCTGTCGGAGCAGCCCTGCTTCGCCCTCTACAGTGCGGCGAACGCCGTCACCCGGGCCTACCGGCCGCTGCTGGACCCGCTCGATCTCACCTACACCCAGTACATCGTGATGATGTCCCTGTGGGAGCGCGATGGGGTGGACCTGCGCACCCTGGCCGACCACGCACACCTTGATCCGCCGACGCTGACTCCGGTGGTCAAGCGGCTGGAGGGCAAGGGCCTGGTGAGCCGGGTCAGGGCGGTGGACGACGAGCGGCGGCTGGTGCTGACCGTGACCGAGGCTGGGCGGCGACTCCAGCGCGATGCCCAGGGCATCCCGCAGGCCATGCTGTGCCAGGTGGGCCTGTCCGCGGCGGAGGAGCGCCGGCTGCGGACGCTGTGTGAGCAGGTACGCCATACCCTCGCCGGCACGCCCTCCTCCCAGCTGCCACACGATGACGGCCACCTGGTGTGA
- a CDS encoding hexameric tyrosine-coordinated heme protein: MELVPGNTLITATPEEGRALAVKLARTTVKATQPDADVRQRLRPEYAQDAAGLISVAQVVALEFATIAAANGYWR, encoded by the coding sequence ATGGAACTTGTGCCCGGCAACACACTGATCACCGCCACCCCTGAAGAAGGCCGAGCGCTGGCCGTGAAGCTCGCCCGCACGACGGTGAAGGCCACCCAGCCGGACGCCGATGTCCGCCAGCGTCTGCGCCCGGAGTACGCCCAGGACGCGGCCGGGCTGATCTCGGTGGCCCAGGTCGTGGCGCTGGAGTTCGCCACCATCGCCGCGGCCAACGGGTACTGGCGCTGA